DNA sequence from the Candidatus Poribacteria bacterium genome:
CATCCCGCTAACAGAACCGATTTCAGCTCCATTTTCATAAATCTTGATGGTATCTTCTCCATCATACGTTGCGGTCATGTACAACCAGACATCTTTCTTCACGCTTCCTTGATTCCAAGCCCCTTTCCAACCGCCTCGCGAATAGTATGCTTCCCAGCCGGTGCCATTGCCGCTTGTCCTGAAGGCGTAATTGGCCACCGTACCAGATGCGGGTCTTTTACCGAGAATATGTCCAAAACCGTTCTCGGTTGTGTTGACAAACACCCATGAAGTAATTGTCCACGCCGCTTCCAGATACATACTATCGGAGTCGGCAATGATAACTCGATCATTTTGTCCATTTAAACTTAGGGCAGGACCCCCCGGACCTTCGACCCATTCTCCGCCTTGAAGTTCACCGTGATTTTCGTTTCCAGACATATCGTTGATAAAATTGCCCTCGCCTTCGTCGAGTAGCCAAATTCCCCTGGCAGTTCCAAGGTCAATCTCCGCATAAGTTTGAGCTGTGAAGGTCAGACTGATAGTAACGATCGCTAAACAAGCTATAATGGATTTCATTTTACCTCCTGAAGGTTAATTTACCATTAAGTAAGATATGTTTTGACTAAATGTGTTAATCTAACTAAAACCAATCAACCTACTGTTCCGAATTTACCGCCTGAATCAAAGCGATGATATATCCGAACTGGAATGCCCACGCTTGGCGCACACGACCAGAAACACCCGGTGGCGATGGATCGTCTGGATGCCCCGGGGCGTGGTCAGGCATTAACATGTACGAGTATTCTACATCTCGGAGGATCTGCGCAACTCTGTGCATGTCGAGGTGTCCCTCGTCGGGCCAGACTTCTTGGAAATTGTGCAGTCCACCCCGAATATTACGAAAATGAATGTTAAAAAGTTTCTTACGTTCGCCGAAATACTGGATAATCTCATAGAATTCAGTACCCGGATCGTCTAAACCCTCCGACACTGTGCCACAGCAGAAGTTAAATCCGTGGTAGGGGCTATCCGCAATTTCAGCGTAACGTTTCATGCCATCAAAGACGGGATAGTTCCAGCGTTCGACACCTCTCAAGATAGGCGCGGGTGGATCGTTCGGATGACATGCCATCTGGATTTTGTTTTCTTCAGCGATTGGAATTATACGCTCAAGGAAATAAGCGATCCGATCAAACGCCTCTTCGCGACTTACCTCACCTGCTTCTGAAAGTGTTTCATTATCGTACTTGGAGAAATCGAAAGTACTGTAGCTTGAGCCGCCGCGTCCGAATGTGCTCTCGGTTCGTTGATTTTGCAGGATGCAAAAGTTATAGTTCAAACCTCTTAAACCTGCCGCCGCAGCATTCTCAATTATCTTACAAACTGCCTCAATATCTTTGTCGCGCTGCGGATCTTGCGCAAGCGTAATGCTCCTCGGCATTCCGATATGAATCATCTCAAGACTGACACCTGCTTCCGCTGCTTCTTCCTTATGTCGAATCAGCGTTTCGGTTTCAGTGTCTTCGGGCGTGGTATCCATGTGCGTTACACCGTGCCGCATGAGGAATGTCAACTCTTTGGGAGATGTCCCGATGCCTTGAACACCGACGTGCATCTCCGCTTTTTTGCGGGATTGCGTCTCAGGTCTATCCATCGTTTCGTTCTCCTTATGACAATTGAATGTGCTAAACTGTTCGGATTTAAGATGGTATCCGCGCATTATAGCACACTTAAAAAACTTAAGTCAATTCAAAAACAGAAAATTTCTGGACATTCGATCCACTTCATGTTATGCTAAAAACCACAGAATTTCACAGAGATTACGTAACATGAGGAGAAACGATGGCTACAGAAGATTATACTTCGCGTGTACCGCATCATACGTTCGCAGACACATTGGAAGAGCAGGAAGCACAGTTGGAAACGAACCCACTGATGCAACGACTCGACGCTTATCGAAAAACATATCAAGGCGATCCACACCGCCCGATTTATCACTATATCAACCCCGAAGCGATGCTCAATGATCCAAACGGTCTCTGCTTCTGGCAGGGACGATGGCATCTTTTTTATCAGGCGTATCCACCTGAAGATACGCGGCAGCACTGGGGACACGCAATCAGTGATGACTTGATCCATTGGCGCGACCTGCCTTATGCAATTTATCCGAACCCAGAAAGATGCTGTTTCTCCGGCGCAACGCTCGTCGAGGAAGATCGCGTGATTGCGATGTATCATGGCACCGTTGTTGGGAACATGGTAGCGGTGTCGAGCGATCCGTTGCTCCTGAATTGGGAGAAGGTCTCTGGTAAAGCGGTTATCCCAGCGCAACACGCCGACGGCACAACACCCGTTTATCGTGTCTTCGATCCGTGTATCTGGAAAAAAGGCGATATGTATTATTCGCTGTCGGGTGGGACACTCCCCCACGGACCCGGCGGTAAACCGATTCGTGCTAACTTCCTGCTCCGTTCAGCAGACCTCGCAAACTGGGTCTACCTGCACCCCTTCGTTGAAGATGATATGTTCACGTTGGTCGGCGATGATGGCGCGTGTCCCTATTTTTGGCCCATCGGTGATCGACATATACTGCTTTTCTTTAGCCACATGAGCGGCGGGCAATATCTGCTCGGTGATTACGATACTGAGCGCGATAAGTTTGTCGTAACAGCAGGTGCGAAAAACAATTTCGGAGCGGCATCCCCCGCGGGGGTCCACGCACCCTCAGCAACACCTGACGGCAACGGCGGTCTCATTGTTATCTATAATATGAATCCGGCAAAACCTACCAAAGGTTGGAACCAGATTATGACACTGCCGCGCCGCCTAACACTCCTCTCCAGAGATGAAATCGGCATCGAGCCAGCAGGTGATATTGAATCGTTGCGATATGAACATCGGCATGTCAATGCGATGACACTCCCAGCAAACGAAGAAGTCGTGTTGGAAGGCATAAATGGCAATGCAATGGAACTTGAACTCGAAATTGATCCGAAATCGGCACCCATGGTTGAATTGAACGTCCTCCGTTCACCGCAGAAAGAGGAGTTTACCCGCATTGCCTTCTTCAGAGAACGCGGCATGCGCAACCTGAATTCCGATGTTAACGTGCGCGATAGCCTGCTAACGATTGATTCATCCTATTCGTCAATTGCATCGGATGTCCTTTCACGCGCACCTGAAACCGGTGCGATCTCCATTTTACAGGACGAAACACTGAAGCTGCGTGTATTTATTGACAAGAGTGTTGTGGAGGTGTTCGCGAATGGGAAGCAGTGCGTCGCGATGCGTGTCTATCCGGACAAGGAAGAAAGCGTCGGCGTATCTTTGCGTTCACAAGGGCAAGCGTGTGAACTCAAATCCTTAGATGCTTGGCAGATGCAGAACATCTATGAGTAGGCGTTTGGAACCGAATAAATCAATAAAATACGCTGCGGATCTTTATAATGTCAAAGAGGTTACCCTCCACGGCACAGCAGACTTATCGTTCTGGGAGACAGTGCTGCACAAGGAAAACCTTTTTCCATACCACGAAGGAGATAAAGCAGTCCTCTTGCTCAGTGCGATAGAGGCAAAATGGAGAGGGTTCAGGTTTAAAGAGTTTGTTATCGCTGTTGGAATTTGCTTTGATGAAAATGGAATAAGCTTGGACGGATACTATCTGCCGCACGCATTTAATTCGTCCAAATTCTTGGTCTTCTCAGAGACGGTGTTCTTTCGTACCCCATATTTTCACGGTAACATCCGACTCGAAAACAAACTCCCTGCTTCCATCAAGTTGCAGGACAAGACAGAAGTTCTGCTTCACGCGAGAATGTCTATTCCGAGTATACCATCCATAGTTGAATACTTGGAATGGAAGGGCCCTATTTTTCTTCCGAATAACCGTGGTAAATTCTTCGCTGTGCTGGCGGGTGAAGCCGACATTTATCCGTTTTCACCGGAAACAGATCAGTTTGAACTTAAACCTTCAACGCGTCATAGTATTTTTCAACAACTTATTGACAGCAATTTTGTTGGTAGCGTATGGTGTTTGAGAAGAAATTCTCGCCACGCAAAATCGAAGACTTACAAAGAAATTTCTGAATAACGGGTAACCTGATATGGCAGATACATGGGAAGAACTTCGAGGTGAAACTTATCCTGATACGGAGGCGGAACAGTTCGCTGCCCTTGAGACGGATGAGACATTACGCGACTACAAGAAACGGAGAGAGGCGTGGGCATCGGATCCTTACCGTCCCATCTATCATATATCTTCCTTCTATGGCATGGGCGATGCAAACGGACTCTGCCAATGGCAGGGCAGGTATCATCTGTTTTATCAGTTCGGTCCGCCAGATGTTGATCGGGTTCATTGGGGACACTGCTATAGCGAAGATTTGGTGCATTGGCAAGATTTGCCGCCTGCACTGTATCCTGATACTGAACTACACTGCTTCAGCGGTCAGTGTCTCGTGGAAGATGAGCGAGTTGTCGCTATCTATCACGGCAAAATGTCGGGAAATAGTATCGCTACTGCAAGCGATCCGCTCCTACTCAACTGGAAGAAGCATCCGAATAATCCCGTCATGCCGAATGTCGAGACCAATGAATACGAGCAGCCCTATAACGTCTTTGATCCATGTATCTGGAAAGAGGAGGATGGATATTATTCTATTTCTGGTACATCAGCCAACGGCTGGATCCGTGAGCGGCGTAGATCTGCCTCACACCTCTTTTATTCAAAGGACCTGAACTACTGGAAATATCTCCATCCGCTGCTGATTGACGATGTGTTCTGCGATCTCGGTGAGGATGGCGCGGTGCCAAACTTCTTACCCATCGGGAATGATAAGCACATCCTGCTCCTCTTCAGTCATAAACGTTCGGCGCGCTATTACATCGGTGAATACGATCGCGGGACCCACAAATTTACGCCTGAATATCACGGTAGGATCAACCATGGCACCTTCGGTGGTGGGATGGTCTCCTGTCCTTCCGCAACGATAGATACAAGAGGTCGCTTCATTGCTATCTTAAACTGCTCCGATGGGAGACAGAGTGCGCAAGCCGCGTCGGGTCTGTGCATGACCCTCCCATGGCATCTCACGCTGAAAGCGGACAACGCGCTAGCGATAGAACCGGTTGAGGAGGTAAAAAGTCTGCGAAATACGCATACCCGCCTCACGGACATCGCTTTGTCAGCCAATGAGGAATGTATACTTGATGAGGTAAAAGGCAAAGCAATTGAGATTGACCTGACCTTAGAGATGGGAACTGCACGGGAAGCGGGGTTATATGTTTTCCGATCACCAAACGGGAATGAGCGGACAAAAATCTCTATCTACAACCACAGACACGGTAAAACGAACGATACGCTACAAATTGACACATCCTATTCCTCTTTACGTACAG
Encoded proteins:
- a CDS encoding mannonate dehydratase, which translates into the protein MDRPETQSRKKAEMHVGVQGIGTSPKELTFLMRHGVTHMDTTPEDTETETLIRHKEEAAEAGVSLEMIHIGMPRSITLAQDPQRDKDIEAVCKIIENAAAAGLRGLNYNFCILQNQRTESTFGRGGSSYSTFDFSKYDNETLSEAGEVSREEAFDRIAYFLERIIPIAEENKIQMACHPNDPPAPILRGVERWNYPVFDGMKRYAEIADSPYHGFNFCCGTVSEGLDDPGTEFYEIIQYFGERKKLFNIHFRNIRGGLHNFQEVWPDEGHLDMHRVAQILRDVEYSYMLMPDHAPGHPDDPSPPGVSGRVRQAWAFQFGYIIALIQAVNSEQ
- a CDS encoding glycoside hydrolase family 32 protein; the protein is MADTWEELRGETYPDTEAEQFAALETDETLRDYKKRREAWASDPYRPIYHISSFYGMGDANGLCQWQGRYHLFYQFGPPDVDRVHWGHCYSEDLVHWQDLPPALYPDTELHCFSGQCLVEDERVVAIYHGKMSGNSIATASDPLLLNWKKHPNNPVMPNVETNEYEQPYNVFDPCIWKEEDGYYSISGTSANGWIRERRRSASHLFYSKDLNYWKYLHPLLIDDVFCDLGEDGAVPNFLPIGNDKHILLLFSHKRSARYYIGEYDRGTHKFTPEYHGRINHGTFGGGMVSCPSATIDTRGRFIAILNCSDGRQSAQAASGLCMTLPWHLTLKADNALAIEPVEEVKSLRNTHTRLTDIALSANEECILDEVKGKAIEIDLTLEMGTAREAGLYVFRSPNGNERTKISIYNHRHGKTNDTLQIDTSYSSLRTDLVGKPPEIAPFRLSGDGKVRLRIFLDRSLIEVFADNGECFPEWAFPRKGIDKLFPLFSRQCAVARAYPLQEESNGISLFAIGGEAKVVSMDVWQMRSIWQELKYREGQ
- a CDS encoding glycoside hydrolase family 32 protein produces the protein MATEDYTSRVPHHTFADTLEEQEAQLETNPLMQRLDAYRKTYQGDPHRPIYHYINPEAMLNDPNGLCFWQGRWHLFYQAYPPEDTRQHWGHAISDDLIHWRDLPYAIYPNPERCCFSGATLVEEDRVIAMYHGTVVGNMVAVSSDPLLLNWEKVSGKAVIPAQHADGTTPVYRVFDPCIWKKGDMYYSLSGGTLPHGPGGKPIRANFLLRSADLANWVYLHPFVEDDMFTLVGDDGACPYFWPIGDRHILLFFSHMSGGQYLLGDYDTERDKFVVTAGAKNNFGAASPAGVHAPSATPDGNGGLIVIYNMNPAKPTKGWNQIMTLPRRLTLLSRDEIGIEPAGDIESLRYEHRHVNAMTLPANEEVVLEGINGNAMELELEIDPKSAPMVELNVLRSPQKEEFTRIAFFRERGMRNLNSDVNVRDSLLTIDSSYSSIASDVLSRAPETGAISILQDETLKLRVFIDKSVVEVFANGKQCVAMRVYPDKEESVGVSLRSQGQACELKSLDAWQMQNIYE
- a CDS encoding LamG domain-containing protein, with the protein product MKSIIACLAIVTISLTFTAQTYAEIDLGTARGIWLLDEGEGNFINDMSGNENHGELQGGEWVEGPGGPALSLNGQNDRVIIADSDSMYLEAAWTITSWVFVNTTENGFGHILGKRPASGTVANYAFRTSGNGTGWEAYYSRGGWKGAWNQGSVKKDVWLYMTATYDGEDTIKIYENGAEIGSVSGMGGPAPRNDTDVNIGGWTDNTSETLDGMLYEVALFDVALAEEDINALMDDGLPSLLTAVEPSAKLATTWASLKSQ